Within Butyrivibrio fibrisolvens, the genomic segment CGTGAATATATAGATGCAGGCGCAGATGTTATAATAGGCGCGCATTCTCACTGCCTTCAGGGTATGGAATACTATAACGGCGCGCTTGTAGCCTATTCTCTTGGCAATTACTGGTTCAATGAGAAGACCCTTGATACAATGCTCCTTGAAGTTGAGATATCCGGAACAGGCAGTACTATTGAGAGCGTGGAAGTGCAGATCATCCCCGGAACGCAGTCTGGATGGGTCACAACAGCTGCTGATACTCCTGAAGAAAAAGAACGTATCTATACCTATATGGAGTCGATATCCATAGATGTTGAGGTGGATGAGAATGGATATGTTCATCCATTGTCATAATACCGGAAATCGCTATTTGGGGACTTGTGGAGAAATAGTGTACTGGCTCATTTTTATTTGATCAAATGTGAACGAGTCAGCACACTAGACAAGCATCTAGTATGGTGATATATTATATGTAGTAATGAAAACTACATCAGAAAGTAATCGAAAACTTTCATGCAAATTAATTTTACAAAATGTATCGCCATAATATTGGTGTGATAATTCATAGTCGTAGGAGGGAGCAGAGTATGACAACAAACGAGCTGAAAGAGTTTTTTAAGGAACATCTTGTACCTAAGAAACTTTATAAGATTGGCGGAGAACACAAGAACCGCATCTGTATAGAACAGGTTTCTGACGGATGGGATGTGTTCTTTAAAGATAAGAAGCAGAAGATCGGCCTCATGCACTTTGGCGATGAGAATTCTGCCTGCAATGTTATGATGAACGAGATCCGTAAGCTTATGGAATCTGTCTACGGGATCACATGGGCTAGAACAGTTTGATATTCAATTGATTTCCGCATAATAAAAAGGTTGCCTTATATAACGAGAAGGCAACCTTTTTATTATGTGAGGACTATTAATTCCTTGAGGAGACCCAGAAGTCTGATTACTATGGGTGTTAGAGGGGGCTTTAGATTCATGCACCATTAGATAGCACTGCGATCCAGCTTATAAACTTCTTCAAGGAAACTTTCGATTTTTCTGAGTAATTTTTTCATGATCAAAATCCTCCTTTTTTATACATGGTAGTTACAACTTCAGTAGTTACAACTATTAAAACTTCTCTTTACGATTTTATGATAACATCAGCAGAAGCTATTGTATAATACATATATTAGTGGTATAGATATACTTATAAGGTATGGCTGGTACCTTGATGATGTATTATAGATTTATGATCAGATTACAAGAAAATGGGCTGATACACTACTAATAAAACCAAAGGTAAATCCATAGTTGTTGGGATTTTATGACAATGAAGAGATATTTGAGTTGATATTACCAAGTTAAGCGGTAATATATATGATATTCTGATCGAGGGAGAATATATGGAACTTAGGCATATCAGATATTTTCTAACAGTAGTAGAAGAGGGAAGCTTTACTAAAGCGGCAGAGAAGCTCAGTATAGCTCAGCCTCCTTTAAGCCGCCAGATACGTGATCTGGAAGAAGAGCTTAACACCAGACTTTTTGTCCGTAAGGCAAGGGGACTTACCCTTACAGAATCCGGAGAGAAGTTCCTTCAATATGCGCGCAGGATAAGGCAATTAGCTGACCAGTCTGTTGAGGATATCATCAACATGCGAGACGGCTTAACAGGAAGGCTCTACCTTGCTACTGTAGAAGGGCGTGCTCCTAGCCTTATAGCGGAATGGATATCTGCTTTTAAAGATAAGAACCCGCTTGTTGAGTACGAAGTTTGGAATGGTAACTCTGATGATGTTATAAAAAGGGTCCTATCAGGACTTAATGAAGTTGGTATTATAACGCTTCCTTATGATGAGGAAGGTCTTGATGGAAGACTTATATATGAAGAGCCCTGGGTTGCGATCATCCCAAAAGATCACCCTCTTGCAAAAGACAAGGGAGATACCATAGAACTTAGAAAACTTGCGCCTTATGATCTTATCATACCCTCAAGGCGGTCTCGAAGGAAAGAAATAGAGAACTGGTTCGCGCCTCTTGGATGTGAACCTAAGATAATCTGCAGGATGGCGCATATGCT encodes:
- a CDS encoding LysR family transcriptional regulator is translated as MELRHIRYFLTVVEEGSFTKAAEKLSIAQPPLSRQIRDLEEELNTRLFVRKARGLTLTESGEKFLQYARRIRQLADQSVEDIINMRDGLTGRLYLATVEGRAPSLIAEWISAFKDKNPLVEYEVWNGNSDDVIKRVLSGLNEVGIITLPYDEEGLDGRLIYEEPWVAIIPKDHPLAKDKGDTIELRKLAPYDLIIPSRRSRRKEIENWFAPLGCEPKIICRMAHMLNAYELTAKGLGIAIYPASAARYVNKGVVIKKIVDPDVTVGYVLVKNANSDLSMVAKQFWDMVIDSQGK